Proteins encoded within one genomic window of Spirulina major PCC 6313:
- a CDS encoding SPFH domain-containing protein, giving the protein MPTFLLLLALALGGSTVAGSVRIVNEKHEALVESLGSYKRKLTPGLNFMMPFIDKVVYQETTREKVLDIPPQSCITKDNVSISADAVVYWKIVNMEKAYYRVENLHKAMANLVLTQIRSEMGKLELDQTFTARSEINEILLRELDISTDPWGVKVLRVELRDITPSKAVQDSMELQMAAERRKRASVLTSEGDRDAAINSAQGKAEALLLDAEAQKKAAVLNAEADAQKEVLKAQATAKAMDIIITKLRSDPNARDALQFILAQDYLTMGKIVGSSESSKIMFMDPSSIVSTLEGMRSVMGEYPHEAKGNAMEQWS; this is encoded by the coding sequence ATGCCCACCTTCCTTTTACTCCTAGCCCTTGCCCTTGGCGGCTCCACCGTCGCGGGGTCTGTGCGCATTGTCAACGAAAAACATGAAGCCCTCGTCGAGAGCCTAGGGAGTTACAAACGCAAACTCACCCCCGGCCTCAACTTCATGATGCCCTTCATCGACAAAGTGGTCTACCAAGAAACCACCCGCGAAAAAGTGCTCGATATTCCGCCCCAATCCTGCATCACTAAAGACAACGTTTCGATCAGCGCCGATGCCGTCGTCTACTGGAAAATCGTCAATATGGAAAAGGCCTACTATCGCGTTGAAAATCTCCATAAAGCGATGGCAAACCTAGTCTTAACGCAAATTCGCTCCGAAATGGGCAAACTCGAACTCGACCAAACCTTCACCGCCCGCAGCGAAATCAATGAAATCCTGCTGCGAGAACTAGACATTTCCACCGACCCCTGGGGCGTGAAAGTGCTACGGGTAGAACTGCGGGACATCACCCCTTCTAAAGCGGTGCAAGATTCCATGGAATTACAAATGGCCGCCGAACGCCGGAAGCGAGCTTCAGTGCTGACTTCAGAGGGCGATCGCGATGCCGCCATTAACTCCGCCCAAGGGAAAGCCGAAGCCCTCCTCCTCGATGCCGAAGCCCAGAAAAAAGCAGCAGTCCTCAACGCCGAGGCCGATGCCCAAAAAGAAGTCCTCAAGGCCCAAGCCACCGCTAAAGCCATGGACATCATTATCACCAAGCTGCGCAGTGACCCCAACGCCCGCGATGCCCTGCAATTCATCCTCGCCCAAGACTACCTCACCATGGGTAAAATCGTCGGCAGCAGCGAAAGCAGCAAAATCATGTTCATGGACCCCAGCAGCATCGTGTCCACCCTCGAAGGGATGCGATCGGTAATGGGAGAATATCCCCATGAGGCAAAGGGCAACGCCATGGAACAGTGGTCATAA
- a CDS encoding NfeD family protein produces the protein MELFFPTAFIEFMMGVAALLVGVMSLVVPVFGLQILTWLALTTAGILLSRRMFTPKQRSRLVLEESRDGRTLTEIPPGEAGRVLCDGNSWQARCEDEAIAIPPNTKVFILRREGNTLIILPTSVIQP, from the coding sequence ATGGAACTGTTTTTTCCGACGGCATTTATCGAATTCATGATGGGGGTGGCGGCCCTGTTAGTGGGGGTGATGTCCCTGGTGGTGCCGGTGTTTGGCCTCCAAATCTTGACATGGCTGGCATTGACCACGGCGGGAATTCTGCTCTCCCGGCGGATGTTCACCCCGAAACAGCGATCGCGCCTGGTGCTCGAAGAGTCTCGCGATGGCCGCACCCTCACGGAAATTCCCCCCGGTGAAGCCGGACGGGTGCTGTGTGACGGGAACTCTTGGCAAGCGCGGTGTGAAGATGAGGCGATCGCCATTCCTCCCAACACCAAAGTCTTCATCCTCCGACGGGAAGGCAACACCCTGATCATCCTGCCCACGTCCGTGATCCAGCCCTGA
- a CDS encoding PP2C family protein-serine/threonine phosphatase yields MTRSSLSPHPYLWAVGPVAGKLTAPNVVEGRYKVILPHIWQDIYPEQRPTLPDPIPASVLPYLKLHPLRLYLPEVYGTCQVGGQTVLLLHHGAIDRHGQPLPSLRSAWPTAHPLRQGEWVWQALSLWSALAVQGVAASVVDLDNLCVEGGRLRLQGLIPKTATLGDWAEAWSTLLTTAQAAIAPPLENIFTILAQPNPSLPVAQTALNQLLIEQAAELPLSIQVASATDPGTPDRINEDRYYPTAGEIKGQNHDHLLLVCDGIGGHDGGAIASQMAVQSLRLQVQALLQEIVEDPEIMAPDVVADQLTTLIRIANNVICSRNDQQGRAARQRMATTLTLALQLPQQIDTPDRRGTSHELYLAHVGDSRAYWITEQACHCLTVDDDIAGREIRLGRSFPVEAWHRPDAGALTQALGTRPADKIHPTIQRFLIDEDGILLLCSDGLSDRRLVERCWRDVVPAVLEGEMSLKAAVDFWLQLGRQRNGHDNVTVVAALYRVTESEAIAPDPSPATPAPDFPAELNPAAWEIPPHSATEGETEHPAEPVPPDAFVPDLQAAGDSFNSMEELRVALDEPALPAAMPDEHSPEPPPAAASPSPSPHYPFASPPPESRQDDEIDPNLEVSDAFFEDVDGYDGEEATAPTASARQIPRPSRQLLLWTSGVAIVVVVITAIVMVMQGQFNRTGEPTPPAPVESED; encoded by the coding sequence ATGACCCGTTCATCGCTTTCTCCCCATCCTTATCTCTGGGCAGTGGGGCCAGTGGCTGGCAAGCTCACCGCACCCAATGTAGTCGAAGGACGGTATAAGGTCATCCTGCCCCATATTTGGCAAGATATTTACCCCGAACAACGCCCCACCTTGCCCGACCCGATCCCCGCTTCGGTGCTGCCCTACCTGAAGCTGCATCCCCTGCGTCTCTACTTACCGGAGGTCTACGGAACCTGTCAAGTGGGCGGCCAAACGGTGCTCTTGCTTCACCATGGCGCGATCGATCGCCACGGTCAACCCTTGCCGAGTTTGCGCAGTGCTTGGCCCACGGCTCACCCCTTGCGCCAAGGCGAATGGGTGTGGCAGGCGCTGTCGTTGTGGTCGGCCTTGGCGGTGCAGGGGGTGGCGGCGAGTGTCGTGGATTTGGATAATCTTTGTGTGGAGGGGGGACGGCTGCGGCTTCAGGGGTTAATTCCCAAAACGGCCACCCTAGGGGATTGGGCCGAGGCCTGGTCAACGCTCCTGACGACGGCCCAGGCGGCGATCGCGCCGCCCCTCGAAAATATTTTCACCATCCTTGCCCAGCCTAACCCTTCCCTCCCCGTCGCCCAAACCGCCCTCAATCAACTCCTGATCGAACAGGCGGCCGAGCTTCCCCTCTCGATCCAGGTGGCCAGTGCCACCGATCCCGGTACTCCCGATCGCATCAATGAAGACCGCTACTATCCCACCGCTGGGGAAATTAAAGGGCAGAATCATGATCATCTCCTGCTGGTCTGTGATGGCATTGGCGGCCATGATGGGGGTGCGATCGCCAGTCAAATGGCCGTCCAATCCCTCCGCCTCCAGGTACAAGCCCTGCTCCAGGAAATTGTGGAAGACCCCGAAATCATGGCCCCCGATGTGGTGGCGGATCAACTCACCACCCTGATTCGCATTGCCAATAATGTGATCTGTAGCCGCAATGATCAGCAAGGCCGAGCAGCCCGCCAACGCATGGCCACCACCCTCACCCTCGCCCTACAACTGCCCCAACAGATCGACACCCCCGACCGGCGCGGCACCAGCCATGAACTCTATCTCGCCCATGTGGGGGATAGTCGCGCCTACTGGATCACCGAGCAAGCCTGTCATTGTCTGACGGTGGATGATGATATTGCCGGGCGCGAGATTCGCCTGGGGCGGAGTTTTCCCGTTGAGGCCTGGCATCGACCCGATGCGGGGGCCCTCACCCAAGCCTTGGGAACCCGTCCGGCGGACAAGATTCACCCGACGATTCAACGATTTTTGATTGATGAAGATGGGATTTTGTTGCTCTGTTCCGATGGGTTGAGCGATCGCCGTTTGGTGGAACGTTGTTGGCGCGATGTGGTGCCAGCGGTGTTAGAGGGGGAAATGAGTCTCAAGGCCGCCGTAGACTTTTGGCTGCAATTGGGGCGGCAGCGCAACGGTCACGATAATGTCACCGTAGTAGCGGCGCTCTATCGGGTCACGGAGTCAGAAGCGATCGCCCCCGACCCCAGCCCCGCAACCCCAGCCCCCGATTTTCCCGCTGAACTCAACCCAGCCGCCTGGGAGATTCCCCCCCACAGTGCCACTGAGGGTGAAACCGAGCATCCGGCCGAACCTGTGCCACCTGATGCGTTCGTTCCTGATCTCCAGGCTGCGGGCGATTCATTCAATTCGATGGAAGAACTGAGGGTGGCCCTTGATGAACCTGCCCTGCCTGCGGCCATGCCTGACGAGCACTCCCCTGAACCGCCCCCCGCGGCCGCTTCGCCGTCACCCTCCCCTCATTATCCCTTTGCCTCCCCGCCCCCAGAATCTCGCCAAGATGACGAGATTGATCCCAACTTGGAAGTTTCCGATGCCTTTTTTGAGGATGTGGACGGCTATGACGGGGAGGAAGCCACCGCACCCACCGCGTCGGCGCGGCAAATTCCGCGACCCTCGCGCCAATTGCTGCTGTGGACAAGTGGGGTGGCGATCGTGGTGGTGGTGATTACGGCGATCGTGATGGTGATGCAGGGACAATTTAATCGCACCGGGGAGCCAACGCCGCCGGCTCCGGTGGAATCGGAAGACTAA
- a CDS encoding DUF3318 domain-containing protein, whose translation MSTVPHIQDEIRRLRELMPASGRMLITIAAAPHQPEAIASPFPYPWRRDRFRITLNFAQWLPLPQGQRDLLLLRAVTWQLQGRGVQVKGIHGLVALGVVGAGFEWVQHNAVGVVVAGGLTAIALRRAWRDYHGPERDLDADAAALQVAERRGYTLPEAAEHLYLGLEAIAAPHPTGIELLRIQTLRAIAHRPPI comes from the coding sequence GTGAGCACTGTGCCCCACATTCAAGACGAGATTCGCCGCTTGCGGGAGTTAATGCCCGCATCGGGTCGGATGTTGATCACGATCGCAGCCGCACCGCACCAGCCTGAAGCGATCGCATCTCCCTTTCCCTATCCTTGGCGGCGCGATCGCTTCAGGATCACCCTCAATTTTGCCCAGTGGTTGCCCCTCCCCCAAGGCCAGCGGGATTTGCTGCTGTTGCGGGCGGTGACGTGGCAACTCCAGGGACGCGGGGTTCAGGTCAAAGGGATTCATGGCCTCGTAGCCTTGGGGGTCGTGGGCGCTGGGTTTGAATGGGTGCAGCACAATGCTGTCGGGGTGGTGGTGGCGGGGGGATTAACGGCGATCGCCCTGCGGCGAGCCTGGCGAGACTACCACGGCCCGGAGCGTGACCTGGATGCCGATGCGGCGGCGCTGCAAGTGGCGGAACGGCGCGGCTATACCCTTCCAGAGGCGGCGGAACATTTATACTTAGGGCTTGAAGCGATCGCCGCTCCCCATCCCACCGGCATCGAACTCCTCCGCATCCAAACCCTACGAGCGATCGCCCACCGCCCACCAATCTAG
- a CDS encoding NupC/NupG family nucleoside CNT transporter produces the protein MNLALNLLSALGIAIFCVIAWLGSENRRVVQWNVIIFGIGLQLLVGILVFGGGSTLIAGINNIINPILDASEAGAKFLFGGPSSLLATDPNPTAGPGAAARWIARAVGNGYVPVPGDRLGPDQLNPGFTYVLAFRALPQIIFFAALVGLLYRMNVIQPIVKVFAIVFQRTMKISGAESLSGAANIFVGIESAIAVKPFLPKMTRSELCAILTSCFGSIASSVLGLYAGFLRGSFPDIAGHLVSASILTIPACFVISKLLVPETGEPETMGHIPDDEVDENEKRPSYMDSLIVGALDGVKMAMGIAAVLIAILGVIALFNAPFNQLAIWLGASGDDSLIGQFFAQPLRNLMGMLFLPLTFLTGVALDWQNLWTASLLIGQRLFETSIPPYLALNGLSVSGVISDRTLLIVSYVLCGFAHLASYGIFVGGLSSLVPERRSEISELGFKALWGATLATLMTGAVAGLFFGLLGDPTNIIGG, from the coding sequence GTGAACCTTGCACTGAACCTTCTCTCGGCCCTTGGGATTGCGATCTTTTGTGTGATCGCGTGGTTGGGGTCGGAAAACCGCCGCGTTGTGCAGTGGAATGTGATTATTTTTGGGATTGGTCTTCAGCTTTTGGTGGGAATTTTAGTCTTCGGCGGGGGCAGCACCCTGATCGCAGGCATCAATAACATCATTAACCCGATTTTAGATGCGTCGGAAGCGGGGGCGAAGTTCCTTTTTGGCGGCCCTAGTTCTTTACTTGCGACCGATCCGAATCCCACCGCAGGGCCAGGGGCCGCAGCGCGGTGGATTGCGCGGGCGGTGGGGAATGGCTATGTGCCTGTACCGGGCGATCGCCTCGGCCCGGATCAGCTTAATCCTGGGTTTACCTATGTGTTGGCGTTCCGTGCTTTGCCGCAGATTATTTTCTTCGCGGCGTTGGTGGGGCTGCTCTACCGAATGAATGTGATTCAACCGATTGTGAAAGTGTTTGCGATCGTCTTCCAGCGCACAATGAAGATTAGCGGCGCGGAATCCTTATCTGGGGCGGCGAATATTTTTGTGGGGATTGAATCTGCGATCGCCGTCAAACCCTTTTTACCCAAAATGACCCGCAGTGAACTCTGCGCCATCCTCACCAGTTGTTTTGGGTCGATCGCCTCCTCCGTACTCGGACTTTACGCTGGGTTTCTACGGGGCAGCTTTCCCGACATTGCCGGGCATCTGGTCTCCGCCTCGATTCTGACGATCCCCGCCTGTTTTGTGATTTCTAAATTGCTCGTCCCCGAAACCGGCGAGCCGGAAACCATGGGACATATTCCCGACGATGAAGTGGACGAAAACGAGAAGAGACCCAGCTATATGGATAGCTTGATCGTCGGTGCTCTCGATGGGGTGAAGATGGCCATGGGGATTGCGGCGGTGTTGATCGCCATTTTGGGGGTGATTGCCCTCTTCAATGCGCCCTTCAATCAATTGGCGATCTGGTTAGGGGCATCGGGAGACGACTCCCTCATCGGTCAATTTTTTGCCCAACCGCTACGCAATTTAATGGGGATGCTGTTCTTGCCTTTGACTTTTTTGACGGGGGTGGCGTTGGATTGGCAAAACCTCTGGACGGCTTCGCTGTTAATTGGTCAACGCCTCTTTGAAACCAGTATTCCGCCCTATTTAGCGTTGAATGGTCTCTCCGTGTCGGGTGTAATCAGCGATCGCACCCTCTTGATTGTGAGCTACGTCCTCTGCGGGTTTGCCCACCTCGCCTCCTACGGCATCTTTGTCGGTGGCCTGTCCTCCCTCGTCCCGGAGCGGCGATCGGAAATTTCCGAACTGGGGTTTAAAGCCCTCTGGGGAGCCACCCTCGCCACGTTGATGACGGGAGCCGTGGCTGGTCTCTTCTTCGGACTGCTCGGCGATCCCACCAACATCATCGGTGGCTAA
- the accC gene encoding acetyl-CoA carboxylase biotin carboxylase subunit has translation MQFSKVLIANRGEIALRILRSCQELGIATVAVHSTIDEHALHVQLADESVCIGQPPSSKSYLNIPNIIAAALTRNATAIHPGYGFLAENARFAEICADHHIAFIGPTPAAMMSMGDKSTAKYTMQRAGVPTLPGSDGLLSDEQQAIAIAGKIGYPVILKATAGGGGRGMRLVNDESELIKMFRAAQGEAEAAFGNAGVYLEKFLEAPRHIEFQILADSYGNVVHLGERDCSIQRRHQKLLEEAPSPVLTQKLRKKMGTAAVRAAQSIQYVGAGTVEFLLDKTGEFYFMEMNTRIQVEHPVTEMVTGLDLITEQIRIAQGDRLTFSQADVQLKGHAIECRINAEDPAHNFRPHPGRITAYLPPGGPGVRMDSHVYTDYEIPPYYDSLIGKLIVWGPDRATAITRMRRALRECAITGIPTTISFHERILTTPAFLSGEVYTNFIAQHMQ, from the coding sequence ATGCAGTTTTCTAAAGTCCTTATTGCCAATCGGGGTGAAATTGCCCTTCGTATTCTCCGCAGTTGTCAAGAACTGGGGATCGCCACCGTGGCTGTCCATTCCACCATTGATGAACACGCCCTCCATGTCCAACTCGCGGACGAAAGCGTCTGTATTGGCCAACCCCCCAGCAGCAAAAGCTATCTCAACATTCCCAACATCATCGCCGCCGCCCTGACCCGCAACGCCACCGCCATTCATCCGGGCTATGGGTTCCTGGCTGAAAATGCCCGTTTCGCTGAAATTTGCGCCGATCATCATATTGCCTTCATTGGCCCCACCCCGGCGGCCATGATGTCCATGGGGGACAAGTCCACGGCTAAATACACAATGCAGCGGGCTGGTGTTCCCACCCTACCGGGTAGCGATGGCCTGCTCAGCGATGAACAACAGGCGATCGCGATCGCTGGCAAGATCGGCTATCCCGTCATTCTCAAAGCCACGGCGGGCGGCGGTGGGCGGGGCATGCGCCTCGTCAACGATGAAAGTGAATTGATCAAAATGTTTCGGGCCGCCCAGGGAGAAGCTGAAGCCGCCTTTGGTAACGCTGGGGTATATTTGGAAAAATTCCTCGAAGCCCCCCGCCATATTGAATTTCAAATCCTTGCCGACAGTTACGGCAACGTTGTCCACCTCGGCGAACGGGATTGCTCCATTCAACGCCGTCACCAAAAACTCCTCGAAGAAGCCCCCAGCCCCGTTTTGACCCAGAAATTACGCAAAAAAATGGGCACAGCAGCAGTACGGGCGGCCCAGTCGATTCAATATGTGGGGGCGGGAACGGTGGAATTTCTCCTCGATAAAACGGGGGAATTTTATTTTATGGAAATGAACACCCGGATTCAGGTGGAACATCCCGTTACGGAAATGGTGACCGGGTTGGACTTGATTACCGAACAGATTCGGATTGCTCAGGGCGATCGCCTCACCTTTTCCCAAGCCGATGTGCAACTCAAGGGCCACGCGATCGAATGTCGGATCAACGCCGAAGATCCCGCCCATAATTTCCGCCCCCATCCCGGCCGAATCACCGCCTACCTGCCTCCTGGCGGCCCCGGTGTGCGCATGGATTCCCATGTCTATACCGATTACGAAATTCCCCCCTACTACGATTCCCTGATTGGTAAATTAATCGTCTGGGGCCCCGATCGCGCCACGGCGATTACGCGGATGCGCCGAGCCTTACGGGAATGTGCCATTACCGGCATTCCCACCACGATTAGTTTTCACGAGCGGATCTTAACCACGCCCGCCTTCTTGAGTGGCGAGGTCTACACCAATTTCATCGCCCAGCACATGCAATAG